The Besnoitia besnoiti strain Bb-Ger1 chromosome Unknown contig00014, whole genome shotgun sequence genome contains a region encoding:
- a CDS encoding helicase associated domain (ha2) protein (encoded by transcript BESB_026420): MKKAKKKVARMRPGSGDAAPTVSASNVNQTDVCLASAPLLDPHVFSCSDDFSAHGHDPNALIILPQDRPPRTEPEKGEGEGEKKMSKRKRRKLEQLQKKHDASARREAVMTELQLYRLDKPSAAAEDGEETSGSQVNQTESCLAAGGALPLLGADQTAKKASAFGALQPLRKGKRKRMEARMERKMALEETARLARERELKERQKAVEARKTEAKERARQAAAARETKAQQEKERKELGAAQAGATQDQPNAEAELKGDSAPAAQQKNVAHPPPKSEDKETKATCPSSPSSASVPSKAASPLASASPASAASSAPSCSSSSAPSPPSASCSSGTSPLPCLPRVVYDPLRATAELHRSSAIEAARLALPAAEVESKFVVFSNQHRHPRREDADEDVVSDDEHAAGLSSLSEEEPDDEAKPSQPGAARPSWRLQEKKKRREKLMKRRRHADVLCVCGETGSGKSTQIPQFFFEAGICYPTLHPASSPPPAPASAPDAPAASPPPARLKLKIGVTQPRRVAAVMVARRVAEEMGTQKLVGYHIRHKSENLGPDCRIKFMTDGVLLREIQRDFLCSEYACIIIDEAHERSVNTDLLIGLLSRAVKLRRAKFESGELQLPPLKLVIMSASLRAKDFTDNANLFCPAPALLSIPAKQFHVTSFFSRRTPDNYVKAAIKKCIQAHCKLPPGSILLFVTGREEVEEVVAALGRWDAWRAEREARRRAAGLPAADGDGDGDGGGDGGEEADAAQAFELSDQEDEEGDDGLSADAEGSSGSDGEDDWAADHCGAARRRERAETQRRGGGAERVAERKATWQMVDSESEAEAETEGPPADGAEAPESALSALFDSFENASEEKRLSRRERRGEGSTVWQGAGGSGMTPRRAKREQEASGAMSGSSKSPWEKGDDPFHSQLTAIPLYAALPPREQLKAFRLPKPHERLVIVATNVAETSVTLPNVRYVIDTGREKRRVFASESAASVGASEASCVSRFQISFITQASALQRAGRAGRVGAGFCYRLYSSSVYEHVFQPSSEPAIMRTPLDSLLLYMANLGISRLSTFPFPSPPPAQALAGARERLVALGVLEPKALPPSPPATSRLRGGELASGRQEDPRPRRGNEEDKCTKLGAKLADLPIPPRYAKMLIFALLKSRQLGPDCLGLCCLLVGALSVGELVAQHARFSRPALESTREKKNEKQKSAKGPAAAGTGLDIDSDDDDEDEDEKAEADTRDTGDQNEPQYPWRDYNNDIDAYLWMCGAYCHAANRGKFCRRFGLNSKKMKDVYLLGNQLASILLPMYTKHAGQAGAQGADREARKALKAKKKHADGGVPQPLVVPLKPQPPTPEVRLALHACVLEGLVDHVAVWTEGSTRADLTGGDRARDLGAPARDGGYSAAELKRGGEQRLAFLHPTSNLARHRPRPLLVAYNFILSTSRPFLRDCMAVDVRALSLCASPLIRPGTFLDIPAPTYDPTRDAVIGWQKPQYAPLSLALPAVETPLPPTHELLYATLACAFLEGKLFHKLASYVSNLLVAPQMALAGARSSSHALREFIRELQRNRIGSRKAFLEKWKESKGFLLSDYIKLQRFADYKTIRELSDLWPPI, translated from the exons ATgaaaaaggcgaagaagaaggtggcgcgcatgcgccccggctcgggcgacgccgcgcccacCGTATCCGCTTCAAACGTCAATCAGACTGACGtttgcctcgcctccgctcctctcCTTGATCCTCATGTATTTTCTTGCAGCGACGACTTCTCTGCG CACGGCCACGACCCCAACGCCTTGATCATTCTGCCACAGGACAGGCCCCCGCGAACAGAACCCGAAaagggcgagggagaaggcgagaagaagatgtCCAAGCGGAAGCGCCGGAAACTCGAACAGCTACAG AAGAAGCACGATGCtagcgcgcggcgcgaggccgtaATGACGGAGCTGCAGCTGTATCGCCTGGACAAGCCCTCCGCGG cagcagaggacggcgaggagacgagcggGAGCCAGGTGAATCAAACCGAGAGTTGCCTGGCGGCCGGCGGggctctgccgctgctgggcGCCGATCAGAccgcgaagaaagcgagcgcATTCGGCGCTCTTCAGCCTCTGCGGAAAGGCAAGAGGAAGCGAATGGAAGCGCGCATGGAGAGAAAGATGGCCCT cgaggagaccgccCGCCttgcgcgcgagcgcgagctgaaggagcggcagaaggcggtagaggcgcggaagaccgaggcgaaggagcgagCCAGacaggctgcagcggcgagagagacgaaggcgcagcaagagaaggagcggaaagagctcggcgcggcgcaggccgggGCAACCCAAGACCAGCCaaacgcagaagcagagttgaaaggcgactccgcgccggccgcgcagcagaaaaACGTCGCGCACCCGCCCCCGAAGAGTGAAGACAAAGAGACCAAAGCTACgtgcccttcttctccttcgtcagCGTCTGTCCCTTCGAAAGCCGCTTCCCCCTTGGCTTCAGCTTCtcccgcgtctgctgcgtcgtctgcgccttcttgctcctcttcgtcggctccgtcgccgccgtcggcgtcgtgTTCTTCGGGGACCTCGCCTTTGCCGTGTCTGCCGCGCGTGGTGTATGATCCGCTCCGCGCGACAGCCGAGCTCCATCGAAGCAGCGCGAttgaggccgcgcgcctggcgctgcctgccgccgAGGTTGAGAGCAAGTTTGTTGTATTCTCCAATCAGCATCGGCATCCCCgccgagaagacgcggacgaagacGTCGTCTCCGATGACGAGcacgccgcgggcctctcctcgctctccgaggaggagcccgacgacgaggcgaagccCAGCCAGCCGGGTGCAGCGCGCCCGAgctggcggctgcaggaaaagaagaaaaggagagaaaagctgatgaagcgaaggaggcacgccgacgtcctctgcgtgtgcggagAAACCGGTTCGGGGAAGAGTACGCAG ATTCCTCAATTCTTTTTCGAAGCCGGCATCTGCTACCCCACTCTTCACccggcctcgtctccgccgcctgcgcccgcgtctgcgccggatgcgcccgcggcgtctccgccgcctgcgcggctgaaGCTGAAGATCGGCGTcacgcagcctcgccgcgtgGCCGCAGTGATggtcgctcggcgcgtcgcggaggaaaTGGGGACACAGAAGCTCGTCGGATACCAC ATCCGCCACAAGAGCGAAAACTTGGGGCCGGACTGCCGCATCAAGTTCATGACCGACGGGGTGCTCCTGCGAGAAATCCAGCGCGACTTTCTGTGCTC cgaatACGCATGCATCATCATCGATGAGGCCCATGAGCGCTCTGTCAACACAGATCTTCTTATcggccttctctcgcgcgctgtGAAGCTGCGCCGAGCAAAGTTTGAGTCTGGCGAGCTCCAGCTGCCGCCCCTCAA ACTCGTGATCAtgtccgcgtcgctgcgcgcgaaggaCTTCACCGATAACGCGAACCTCTTCTGCCCGGCCCCTGCGCTGCTCTCCATTCCCGCCAAACAGTTCCACGTCacgtccttcttctcccggCGAACGCCCGACAACTATGTGAAGGCTGCGATCAAGAAGTGCATTCAGGCGCACTG CAAACTTCCCCCGGGGTCGATTCTTCTCTTCGTCACGGGTCGCGAAGAAGTGGAGGAAGTCGTTGCGGCCTTGGGGCGCTGGGACGCGTGGCGGgcggagcgagaggcgaggcgccgagccgcgggcctgccggcggcggacggcgacggtGACggtgacggcggcggcgacggcggggaggaggcggacgccgcgcaggccttcGAGCTTTCGGAccaagaggacgaggagggcgacgacgggctctccgcagacgccgaggggTCCTCGGGTTccgacggagaagacgactGGGCGGCAGATcactgcggcgctgcgaggcggcgcgagcgagcggagacgcagagacggggcggaggcgcagagcgcgtgGCGGAGCGAAAGGCGACTTGGCAAATGGTCGACAGCGAGtccgaggcagaggcggagactgAAGGGCCTCCCGCGgacggggcggaggcgccggagtCAGCCTTGTCTGCGTTGTTCGACAGCTTCGAGAACGCCTCAGAAGAAAAGCGGCTgagtcgccgcgagcgccgcggcgaaggctcAACAGTCTggcagggcgccggcgggtcGGGGATGACCCCCCGACGGGCCAAGCGCGAGCAGGAGGCTTCAGGCGCGATGTCGGGATCAAGCAAGTCGCCTTGGGAGAAGGGGGACGACCCGTTTCACTCGCAGTTGACCGCCATTCCGCTCtacgcggcgctgccgcccagAGAGCAGCTCAAGGCTTTCAGACTCCCCAAGCCCCACGAACGCCTCGTCATTGTCGCGACCAACGTGGCGGAAACCTCCGTCACGCTCCCAAACGTGCG GTACGTGATTGACACGGGTcgggagaagcgccgcgtgtTTGCTtcggagagcgccgcgagcgtcggcgcctctgaggcttcctgcgtctcgcgcttccaGATCTCGTTCATCACGcaggcctctgcgctgcagagagccgGCCGCGCGGGGCGCGTGGGTGCAGGCTTCTGCTACCGCCTCTACTCCTCCAGCGTCTACGAGCACGTCTTCCAGCCGTCCAGCGAGCCTGCGATCATGCGCACGCCGCTTGACTCGCTGCTGCTCTACATGGCCAACCTCG GAAtttcgcgtctctcgacATTCCCTTTCCCTTcaccgccgccggcgcaagcgcttgcgggcgcgcgggagcgTCTTGTGGCGCTGGGAGTTTTGGAGCCCAAGGCCCTGCCGCCTTCCCCGCCGGCGACTAGCCGTCTGCGGGGGGGCGAGCTAGCCAGCGGCAGACAGGAAGacccgaggccgcgccggggaaacgaagaagacaaaTGCACAAAGCTGGGCGCGAAGCTTGCGGATTTGCCGATTCCGCCACGCTACGCCAAAATGCTAATTTTTGCGCTTTTAAA ATCTCGCCAGCTGGGGCCGGACTGCCTCGGTCtgtgctgcctcctcgtcggcgcgctgTCCGTGGGcgagctcgtcgcgcagcacgcgcggTTTTCGCGGCCGGCGCTGGAGTcaacgcgagagaaaaagaacGAGAAACAAAAGTCCGCCAaggggcctgcagcggcgggcaCGGGACTAGACatcgacagcgacgacgacgacgaggatgaagatgagaaggcggaagcagacacgcgcgacaCAGGCGACCAGAACGAGCCCCAGTATCCGTGGCGCGACTACAATAACGACATCGACGCGTATTTGTGGATGTGCGGCGCGTACTGCCACGCTGCGAACCGCGGCAAGTTCTGTCGGCGGTTCGGCTTAAATTcgaagaagatgaaggaCGTGTATCTGCTCGGGAACCAGCTCGCCAGCATCCTCCTGCCCATGTACACCAAGCATGCTGGGCAAGCTGGAGCGCAGGGAgccgaccgcgaggcgaggaaggccctcaaggcgaagaagaaacacgcagacggcggagtTCCCCAGCCGCTCGTCGTCCCGCTCAAGCCTCAGCCCCCCACGCCGGAGGTCCGCctggcgctgcatgcgtgcgtctTGGAGGGGCTCGTCGACCACGTGGCTGTCTGGACTGAAggctcgacgcgcgccgacctgacgggcggcgaccgcgcgagaGATCTCGGCGCAcccgcgcgagacggcggctacagcgccgcggagctgaagcgcggcggcgaacagCGCCTCGCATTCCTCCATCCGACGTCCAACCTCGCGCGACACAG gccgcgcccgtTGCTTGTTGCGTACAACTTCATTCTGAGCACTTCGAGGCCCTTCTTGCGAGACTGCATGGCCGTCGACGTCAGAGCCctcagcctctgcgcctcgccgcttaTCCGCCCAGGGACTTTCCTAGACATCCCCGCGCCCAC CTACGACCCAACGCGGGACGCAGTCATCGGCTGGCAGAAGCCCCAGTACGCCCCACTGAGTCTCGCCCTGCCTGCTGtggagacgccgctgccgccgaccCACGAGCTGTTGTATGCGACACTCGCGTGCGCCTTCCTGGAGGGCAAGCTGTTTCACAAACTCGCGTCCTACGTCTCCAACCTCCTCGTAGCCCCCCAAATGGCGCTTGCCGgcgcgcgctcctcctcgcacGCGCTTCGTGAGTTCATCCGCGAACTCCAGCGAAACAGAATCGGCAGCAG AAAGGCGTTCCTGGAAAAGTGGAAGGAATCCAAGGGCTTCCTCTTGTCGGATTACATCAAGCTGCAGCGCTTCGCCGACTACAAGACCATTCGCGAACTCAGTGACCTCTGGCCCCCGATATAA
- a CDS encoding uncharacterized protein (encoded by transcript BESB_026430), with translation MAAAGERLPPAAEAATSEGSFGAAGAAESFPLSILPTMTYAEMTSSPLLYVACIASFFLTHALLVCLLRLCRAKSPLLAECAFPRHGVNRIISTLHACIVINWSLLVLLEDSRSAEPAGAAGAAGSRCLFHFGRPVTVFERPLLLFSFSYFLYDTFYELASWDISSVLHHVTCIVDILVVLANDRAGTDLVTALLIAEISTPALHLRYGLVQYSKKADALAKSLAEKEEGGANTSQGERQAEAQGAVEAASHSGAATWAPEVVAEALKTYDFKRPLDAVERAFFIIFLFGRGVAAPCLVYACVTCRTTPNLVRIGSVGILVVSVFWIVLLFRGLIKRIKNRPRGSLAGQKVPTKCKKREFGVLPVEAARAEGDSPRGGDADNKKVE, from the coding sequence ATGGCCGCAGCTGGCGAGCGGCTTCCcccggcggcagaggccgccaccTCGGAAGGGAGCTTCGGCGCTGCGGGTGCCGCGGAGAGTTTCCCGCTCTCGATCCTGCCGACTATGACGTATGCCGAGATgacttcttcgcctctgctgtACGTAGCGTGCATCGCGTCATTCTTCCTCACGCATGCGCTTCTGGtctgtctgctgcggctgtgcCGCGCCAAGTCGCCTCTGCTCGCCGAGTGTGCGTTCCCGCGGCACGGCGTCAACCGCATCATTTCCacgctgcatgcatgcatcgtGATCAACTGGTCGCTACTGGTCTTGCTGGAAgactcgcgcagcgcggagccggcgggcgcggcgggcgcggcgggctcgcgctgcctcttccaCTTTGGGCGCCCGGTCACGGTTTTTGAgcgcccgctgctgctcttcTCGTTCAGCTACTTCCTCTATGACACCTTCTACGAGCTCGCCTCGTGGGATATCTCCTCGGTGCTGCATCACGTGACTTGCATCGTGGATATCCTCGTCGTGCTTGCAAACGACCGCGCCGGCACCGACCTCGTCACCGCCCTCCTCATCGCGGAAATCAGCACCCCGGCGCTCCATCTCCGCTACGGGCTCGTTCAGTACTCAAAGAAGGCTGACGCGCTTGCCAAGAGCctggcggagaaggaggaggggggggcgaaCACCAGCCAgggcgagcggcaggcggaggcgcagggggctgtggaggcagcgagccactcgggcgccgcgacgtgGGCGCCAGAGgtcgtcgcggaggcgctgaagaCCTACGACTTCAAGAGGCCACTGGATGCTGTCGAGCGCGCGTTCTTCATCATCTTTCTCTTTGGCAgaggcgtcgcagcgccCTGCCTCGTCTACGCCTGCGTGACTTGCCGCACCACGCCGAACCTCGTCCGCATCGGATCTGTGGGCATCCTAGTGGTCAGCGTCTTCTGgatcgtcctcctcttccgcggcctcaTCAAGCGGATAAAAAACCGACCCCGCGGGTCTCTCGCGGGTCAGAAGGTCCCGACCAAGTGCAAGAAGCGCGAATTCGGCGTGCTGCccgtcgaggccgcgcgagccgaaggtgactcgccgcgcggcggcgacgcagacaacAAGAAGGTGGAGTAG
- a CDS encoding uncharacterized protein (encoded by transcript BESB_026440): protein MAGRQPLPSLLSHFSISSVSLASGCLSRTGRLSCLVVRVALLLLLCAVSSPRAALPSPPGSSPVAFVAASEAAPAAFASSAAFQRFEELRRRAEASPSFVFFFDIDHYNSLLLQTLPAARVRPRRGQLAPRGPSLFRRHGPFRPYHLFVLYSLVGDAQRLANCNECKDAVEAFTKVAEAYHGAGASVFPWPAEGGNPATPAASVAPVLFAIVDVATLNRTPALHALPSLPAVAHIPPSLSPEEEEDDGEDGEEEEDDFNPGDQWAKMSANAPLPFPREEVLVLQRAINDAGVKKSMLEWVNMKSQRTVTIPTTIWMDAWSLCGLLAIASVLLAVVRRLLRLLPEYPWLLSGGACFVYWLSTSGLVFSIQHRVPLFAVQPETQQKVFVAPNARSQYFLEGLTMSACALACGVAAAFLIFLPSSFLPSRQDLLESEEPSSRARDASVSGKRRCLLVAVARPPRLRWPCGLGGEEAAPGAPSDNEGSGERGGGASSNSSAGARRRQGTVGGGKEATLADARRREREEEEEKEILQWIKAEERLLRHEEGTGSSSWPTRLCLLVCLFMTAFTFIGSASIVFQAYRQKAVWYKVPFFPPPTYKRGPMRVDRGNEL from the exons ATGGCGGGTCGGCAACCACTGCCTTCTCTCTTGTCTCACTTCTCCATTTCCTCTGTTTCCCTCGCGTCTGGTTGTCTCTCGCGCACCGGCCGCCTCTCTTGTCTtgtcgtccgcgtcgcgctgctccttcttctctgcgctgtctcttctccacgcgctgcgcTCCCGTCTCCGCCAGGCTCCTCCCCGGTTGCCTTCGTGGCTGCTTCAGAGGCGGCAcctgcggccttcgcgagCTCGGCGGCGTTCCAGAGATTtgaggagctccgccgccgcgcagaggcttcgccctcgttcgtctttttcttcgaCATCGACCACTACAACTCGCTCCTTCTCCAGACgctccccgcggcgcgcgtgaggCCTCGGCGGGGTCAGCTAGCCCCCAGAGGACCGTCGCTCTTCAGGCGTCACGGGCCTTTCCGACCCTATCACCTCTTTGTCCTCTACTCGCTTGTCGGTGACGCTCAGCGCCTCGCGAACTGCAACGAATGCAAAGACGCAGTGGAGGCTTTCACAAAAGTCGCCGAGGCGTACCATGGCGCAG GCGCCTCAGTTTTTCCCTGGCCAGCGGAGGGTGGGAATCCTGCGACCccggcggcctccgtcgcgcctgTGCTTTTTGCCATCGTCGACGTCGCGACCCTGAACCGGACTCCCGCCTTGCatgcgctgccgtcgctgccggcggtcGCGCACATCCCTCCCTCACTGTCtcccgaagaggaggaagacgacggcgaagacggcgaggaggaggaagacgacttCAACCCCGGGGACCAGTGGGCTAAGATGAGCGCCAACGCGCCGCTTCCTTTCCCGCGCGAAGAAGTTCTCGTCCTTCAGAGAGCCATAAACGACGCCGGCGTCAAGAAAAGCATGCTGGAATGGGTCAACATGAAGTCTCAGAg GACAGTCACGATTCCGACAACGATCTGGATGGACGCATGGTCGCTGTGCGGGCTCTTGGCGATCGCTAGCGTGCTCCTGGCGGTCgttcggcggctgctgcgcctgctgccagAGTATCCCTGGCTCCTTTCTGGAGGCGCGTGCTTCGTTTACTGGCTGAGCACAAGCGGGTTGGTTTTTTCCATTCAGCACCGCGTCCCGCTCTTCGCGGTTCAaccggagacgcagcagaaagTGTTTGTCGCCCCCAACGCGCGAAGCCAGTATTTCTTGGAGGGGTTGACCATGAGTGCATGCGCATTggcgtgcggcgtcgccgcggccttcctcaTCTTCTTGCCGTCTTCCTTTCTTCCTTCGCGCCAGGATCTTCTGGAAAGCGAAGAGCcctcctcccgcgcgcgagacgcgtcTGTGTCTGGCAAGCGCCGCTGTCTGCTCGTGGCcgtggcgcggcctccgcgcctccggtGGCCGTGCGGGCTcgggggcgaggaggccgcgccagGGGCCCCGAGCGACAACGAAGGGTCAGGggaacgcggcggcggcgcctcttcgAACTCCTCTGcaggggcgcggaggcgccaagGGACAGTCGGAGGCGGGAAAGAAGCGACCCTCGCGgatgcgcggaggcgagagcgagaggaggaggaagaaaaagagatcCTCCAGTGGATtaaggcggaggagcgcctACTACGACACGAAGAAGGAACGGGGTCGAGCTCTTGGCCGACTCGCCTCTGCTTACTTGTTTGCCTGTTTATGACGGCCTTCACGTTCATCGGATCTGCCAGCATCGTGTTCCAGGCCTACAGGCAGAAAGCTGTGTGGTACAAGGTCCCCTTCTTCCCTCCGCCGACGTACAAACGCGGCCCAATGAGAGTCGATCGGGGCAATGAGCTCTGA
- a CDS encoding exonuclease (encoded by transcript BESB_026410): protein MGEVSPPRNSGAAPAPPQQRAETNAEGRGGKQEKRKATEGEDRRCFGGEGRACVSTSACAEPHLPRQSRQGKEANGEDEAAGDPGGASSRKGSLSCRRPSLNAASYARTTSSGESRGADAQPAVCAGDLVAIEPLSQTRRLRKGTEVPLARTERGGLGGEDRQEAEGGHAGPRVASVEEKDEEADRCAKEAEREEAANREEKREDHSGVQETEASKGRDRDAEEKNGGNGMRKRAERQRREKGENGEKEGGTDEVNRGSPEAFQRGEVICVYENEAKETVADVLRYTAAGKPFKSLRAGILLGIPVSRLRRLEAHWDRIASDRRAGRSVPCPHRAFQLPPSPFFTRAVDRDRGALCFFWDLETTGLEIASCEITQIGCVPRLFREGRWERLAVPGLQETDTPVASEEAAFSAYIRIKGSIPKVVQELTGITESLLEQKGIPLSSALLKWAVWVRAVAGRCPSVPIWFVAHNGSAFDVPVLLRQEADAKAAAAAGLFPVGCFFRDVECAFTVDTLALSRALPWPDKREQSHSLSLLFSQLTGKGREKDQEHNALGDCLVLAELMEKEPFLSAWQRMNLGRTLAEEAQHQARWQWLDLSGLFGAC from the exons ATGGGGGAAgtttcgccgcctcgcaactcgggcgcggcgcctgcgcccccTCAGCAGCGTGCCGAAACGAAtgcagaaggcagaggcgggaagcaagagaaaaggaaagcgACAGAAGGAGAGGATCGCCGGTGCTTCGGCGGGGAGGGTAGGGCATGTGTCTCCACGTCGGCGTGCGCTGAGCCTCATCTACCGCGTCAGTCGCGAcaggggaaggaggcgaacggTGAAGAtgaagccgcaggcgacccTGGAGGTGCTTCGTCTCGCAAAGGGAGTCTGAGCTGTCGGAGGCCAAGCCTCAATGCAGCTTCGTACGCGCGCACGACTTCCAGCGGAGAGtccagaggcgccgacgctcaGCCTGCGGTCTGCGCGGGCGACCTCGTTGCGATTGAGCCGCTGAGTCAAACGCGGAGGCTACGCAAAGGAACAGAAGTCCCGCTCGCGCggacggagagaggcggcctcgggggCGAGGACAGACAAGAAGCCGAGGGTGGGCACGCAGGTCCAAGGGTCGCGAGTGTggaagagaaggacgaagaagcagaccGGTGTgcgaaagaagcagaacgagaagaagcggcaaaccgcgaggaaaagagagaggatCACAGTGGAGtacaggagacagaggcctcCAAAGGACGGGACAGGGATgccgaagaaaaaaacggcgGCAACGGGATGCGCAAACGAGCCGAACGACAGAGAAgggagaaaggagagaatggagagaaggagggagGCACGGACGAGGTGAACAGAGGCAGCCCCGAAGCTTTTCAACGGGGCGAAGTCATCTGCGTGTATGAGAACGAAGCCAAGGAGACAGTCGCGGACGTCCTGCGGTATACGGCAGCTGGAAAGCCCTTCAAGAGTCTGAGGGCGGGCATCCTCTT AGGTATCCCCGTgtcccgcctgcggcgcctcgaagCCCACTGGGACCGGATCGCCTccgaccgccgcgccggtcGGTCTGTGCCTTGCCCGCATCGGGCTTTCCAgttgccgccgtcgcccttcttcacGCGCGCAGTCGATCGTGATCGAGGAGCTCTCTGTTTCTTCTGG GACCTAGAAACTACAGGCTTGGAAATCGCCTCATGCGAAATCACGCAGATCGGCTGCGTACCCCGCCTCTTCCGCGAGGGCCGCTGGGAACGACTTGCCGTCCCTGGTCTCCaggagacagacacgcccgtcgcctccgaGGAGGCAGCGTTTTCGGCGTATATTCGGATAAAAGGATCCATTCCCAAAGTCGTGCAGGAGTTGACAGGGATAACCGAATCCCTGCTCGAACAGAAAG GCATTCCGCTGAGCTCGGCGCTTCTTAAGTGGGCTGTGTGGgtgcgcgcggtcgcgggccGCTGCCCTTCCGTGCCCATCTGGTTCGTTGCGCACAACGGCTCCGCGTTCGACGTGCCGGTCCTGCTGCGGCAAGAGGCtgacgcgaaggcggcggctgctgctgggcTGTTTCCTGTTGGGTGTTTTTTCCGCGACGTCGAGTGCGCCTTCACCGTCGAcacgctcgcgctctcgcgcgcgctgccgtgGCCTGACAAGCGCGAACAGTCTCACAGTCTGAGTCTGCTTTTCTCGCAGTTGACCGGCAAAGGTCGGGAGAAAGACCAGGAACACAACGCGCTGGGCGACTGTCTGGTGCTCGCAGAGCTCATGGAGAAGGAGCCGTTCTTGTCGGCCTGGCAGAGAATGAACCTAGGCCGGACGCTCGCCGAGGAAGCCCAGCACCAGGCCAGATGGCAGTGGCTCGACCTGTCGGGTCTCTTCGGGGCTTGTTGA